One genomic region from Reichenbachiella ulvae encodes:
- a CDS encoding type II toxin-antitoxin system RelE/ParE family toxin: MDYEIVIKPDAEIDIRDAVKWYEDKKEGLGLRFIKELDQKLIKIRNQPLLYQKRYKLVRMAILSVFKEAIHFTVEENRVYVHAVLATARDPKIWNKLS; the protein is encoded by the coding sequence ATGGATTATGAGATAGTCATTAAGCCGGATGCAGAAATTGACATAAGGGATGCAGTAAAGTGGTATGAAGACAAAAAAGAGGGATTGGGTCTCAGGTTCATTAAAGAATTAGATCAAAAGCTTATAAAAATTCGGAATCAGCCACTACTTTATCAAAAGCGATACAAACTGGTCAGAATGGCCATATTGAGTGTTTTCAAAGAAGCTATTCATTTTACAGTAGAGGAGAACAGGGTTTATGTTCATGCTGTGTTAGCGACTGCTCGTGACCCAAAAATTTGGAACAAACTTAGTTAA
- a CDS encoding pyridoxamine 5'-phosphate oxidase family protein gives MGKKLDQITPALREFIEAQPIFFVGTARSEGRVNVSPKGMDSLRVLGPNKVIWLNLTGSGNETAAHLLENNRMTIMFCAFEGKPLILRLYGKAKIYHPRDREYQEFINHFPPLMGSRQIIEMDVDLVQTSCGMAVPFMDFKEERDQLKTHWEKQGQDRIDQYWEEKNTQSIDGFETEILG, from the coding sequence ATGGGAAAGAAACTCGATCAAATTACCCCCGCTCTTCGGGAGTTTATAGAAGCACAACCTATCTTTTTTGTAGGAACAGCTCGAAGTGAAGGGCGTGTCAATGTCTCACCTAAAGGAATGGATTCTTTGCGTGTCTTGGGTCCCAATAAAGTCATCTGGTTGAACCTGACAGGTAGTGGAAATGAAACTGCAGCTCACCTGTTGGAGAACAACAGGATGACCATTATGTTTTGTGCCTTTGAAGGGAAACCACTGATTCTTCGACTGTATGGTAAGGCTAAGATTTATCATCCCAGGGATCGGGAATATCAAGAGTTTATCAATCATTTTCCTCCCCTGATGGGTTCACGCCAGATTATCGAGATGGATGTCGATCTGGTACAAACTTCTTGTGGTATGGCAGTACCTTTCATGGATTTCAAAGAAGAGCGAGACCAACTCAAAACGCATTGGGAAAAACAAGGTCAAGACCGTATCGATCAGTATTGGGAAGAAAAGAATACCCAAAGCATTGATGGATTTGAGACGGAGATTTTGGGGTAA